The Phaenicophaeus curvirostris isolate KB17595 chromosome 27, BPBGC_Pcur_1.0, whole genome shotgun sequence DNA window cacctccctgtCCCTCACTGCCCCCTCCCTGGTGTCACACCTCTATTCCCAAgtgccacctccctgcaccccagttccatctccctgtgccccaaatgccacctccctgcaccccagtgTCACCTCCCTGTTCCCAAGTGCCACCCACCTACTCCCTGGGgtcacctccctgtccctcagtgccacctccctggtGTCCCACCTCGATTCCCAAgtgccacctccctgccctTGGCTCCCCTTCCCCACGTGTCCCCTCCCCGCAGAGGTCCCAGAGGAGCCAGAGCCACCCACGCTGGACTACAACGAGCAGCTGGAGCGGGAGGACTACGAGGACTGTACGGTTTGGGGACATGGGTGGGGGACAACGGAGGGTATGTCCCCCCCTACTCCTCCCAAAGCCACCGTCACCCTCTCTGTCCCCAGTCGAGTACATCCGACGGCAGCAGAAACCCCGCAAACCCCCGAGCAGGAAGAAACCCAACAGGGTTTGGCCCCAGCCCGAGGAGCCGCGTAAgtggggggacagagggacaatGAGGGGGGTGGCACCACTCGGGGTGGCGTGAGGGGACAAGTCCCAACCTTGGGGACCCGGGGGAGCATCGGTTTGGGGCAGCCTGGAGCCAGGGTGGGCATAGGGGAGCTTTTGGGGGGGCAACAGGGATCCCATGGGGAAtttgaggggtcctggggggaccCGGGGAACCCACTGGGGCACGGGGACACCATGGGGGCACACTGACCCTATAGGGGACCCCATAGGGGTATGGGGACCCCTTGGGGACAAAGGGGACTCCATAGAGACATAGGGGACCACATGGGACCCCTTGGGGACATAGTGGACCCCATAGGGGCACGGGGAATCCATCGGGCCACACTGACCCTATAGAGGACCCCATAGGGGTATGGGGACCCTTTGGGGACAtaggggaccccatagagacatAGGGGACCACATGGGACTCCTTGGGGACATATGGTACCCCATAGGGGCACACTGAccccatggggacacagggaccccacCGGGCCACACTGACCCTATAGAGGACCCCATAGGGGCATGGGGACCCCTTGGGGACATAGGGGACCCCATGGAACCCCCTGGGGATATAGGGGGTCCCATAGGGGCATGGGGACTCCATAGGGGAACACTGACCCCATGGGGGACCCCTTAGGGACATAGGGGACACCCTAGGGGCACAGGGGACCCCTGGGGGCATGGGAGAGGCGTGGGGATCCATGGGGGCGTGGGGAACCCCacatgcccccccccccccaagtgGGGGGGTCCCCCAATCCCCAGCACGGCCCCTCTCTCCACCCTCAGCGCCACCggaggtgccccccccccagcctgcGCCCCCAACCGTCCTGGTGACCGAAGGGGACTACGAGGAGCCCTTCCAGCACCCCAACTACGATGACCGTGAGTGACAAGGGGGGTGTCCCcgccccccattgcccccctcAAAGGGGTCCCAGatcccccctgctcccccagccctaAGGGGGGGTCCCAGGTCCTCCCACCCCTCCGGCCCTGaaggggtcccagcccccctgTTCCCCCCACAGTGGAGTACGGGCTGCCCCCCCCTCCGAAGCCCAGGAAGCACCCGGACAAAGGGGACGAGATGGAGACGGATGAGGAGAAACTCAAACCCTGTGAGAGGCGGGGGCGGGTGTGTGGGGCATCCATGGGGCATGTGGGGCATCTCTGGGGCCGGTGGGGCTTCCATGGGGCGTGTGGGACATCCATGGGGTGTGGGGGACATCCCTGGGGTGTGGAGGACATCCCTGGGGCCGGTGGGACACCCGTGAGGCAGGTGCCACCACCCCAGTGGCTGCTCTCCCACCTCAGTGAAGCCCAAGAAAGGTGGCAGcagcaaggaggaagaggaggaccCTTGGGCCGAGGAGAAGACCCGGGACCACAAAGGTGGGCGCCCCCCGCAACCCTCTGGCTCTGCCCCCCaacctctgccccccaacccctaaccGTGCCCCTTTTTCCAGGGAAACCCAAAAAAACAGGGGGGAAGAAGTGGGATCCGGACGAGGATGAATTGCCCCCTCCAGAGGAGAAAACAAGTGAGTTTCCCCACTCCTAGGGGGACAGAGAGGTCCCTGctgggtgggggtgggggggtgccCATCATCTCCCCCCCTCTCCAGGATGTCCCCCCATTGGCCTGGAGTCCCACCGCATCGAGGATGACCAGATCCTGGCCTCCTCCATGCTGCGCCACGGGCTGGGCGCCCAGCGTGGGCGCCTCAACATGCAGGTGAGGGTTGCCCATCCCACCACGCTGGTGGGAACTCCAGCCACGTCCCCGTCCCTCTCGTGCCACCAGACCCACGcccccctcactgtcccccACCCCAGGCGGGCACCAACGAGGACGATTTCTTTGACGGGGCTTGGTGTGCCGAGGACGACAGCCGGGCGCATTGGATCGAGGTGGACACGCGCCGGACCACCAAGTTCACCGGTGTCATCACCCAGGGCCGGGACTCCCAGATCCAGTACGGGGACAAGCACgaggggacacggggtgggGGAGCAGCTTGGGGACcctccaaggccaggttggatggggcttggagcaacctgatctggtgggaggtgtccctgcccatggcaggggtgggactggctgggcttggaggtccattctcacccaacccattccatggttccacgattctccccacctttccccttcctcccgCAGCGAGGACTTTGTCACCAGCTTCTACGTGGGCTTCAGCAATGACAGCCAGAACTGGGTGATGTACAGCAATGGCTACGAGGAAATGGTACGAGACCCCAAACCAGGCTGGTTaggttggggacagggacagtggGGACCCCACACCCCCTCAACCTACATCTTGCCCCCGTTGGTAGATGTTTTACGGCAACGTGGACAAGGACACACCGGTGCTGACGGAGTTCCCTGAACCGATGGTGGCCCGTTACATCCGCGTTTATCCCCAGACGTGGAACGGCAGCCTCTGCATGCGCCTCGAGGTGCTGGGCTGCCCCCTCTCCAGTAAGAGCCACCCCAAAGCACCAACTGGGACGTTTGAGTCGGGGGTGGCAGCTCCTCGGACCCCCACCgccgtgtccctgtcccctctgcagCCATCAGCAGCTACTACACCCAGCAGAACGAGGTGACCTCCACTGACAACCTGGACTTCCGCCACCACTCCTACAAGGACATGAGGCAGGTGAGGATTTGCGTGGTGGTGGAACAGGATCCTCCATGGGGTTGGATCATCCATGAGGGGTGAGATCCTCCACGGGGAGTGGGCTCAGCCTTTCGTCATCCTCCTCTCTGCGCCTGCAGCTGATGAAGGTGGTGAACGAGGAGTGTCCCACCATCACGCGCATCTACAACATCGGCAAGAGCTCACGGGGGCTGAAGATCTACGCCATGGAGATCTCGGACAACCCGGGCGAGCACGAGACCGGTGAGGAAGGGGCAGTTGGATCCACCGGCGCGGGCAGGAGTGCCGGGAGCACTGACCCTGCCTGCATCACTGCCCGCAGGCGAGCCCGAGTTCCGGTACACGGCGGGGCTGCACGGCAACGAGGTGCTGGgccgggagctgctgctcctgctgatgCAGTTCCTGTGCAAGGAGTACCAGGACGGGAACCCCCGCGTGCGGAGCCTGGTGACGGACACCCGCATCCACCTCGTGCCTTCCCTCAACCCTGACGGCTACGAGCTGGCCCGCGAGGCGGTAAGGGtgtggggggggcaggggatggggtgGTGGGATaggacaggatgggatgggagcgTGGAGCGGGGGATGAGGTGGTGGGATAGGACAGGATGGGATGGTAGAGCTGGGGAAAGCATGGTGAGGTGGCGGGATGTGATGGCAGAGCAGGGGATGggatggtgggatgggatgggatgggatgggatgggatgggatgggatgggatgggatgggatggtggCAAGATGGGTTGGTAGAGCTGGGGATAGGATGGGATAGGATGGTGAGGTGGTGGGATGCAATGGCAGAGTAACGGATGGGATGGGAGCATGGAGCAGGGGATGAGAGGATGGGATGGTAGAGCTGGGGTTGGGATGGTGGGGTGGGATAGGACAGGTTGGGAGCATGGAGCAGGAGATGAGATGGTGGgatgggatcatagaatcaccaggttggaaaagacccatcggattattgagtccaaccattcccatcaatcactaacccatgtccctcagcacctcgtccacccgtgccttaaacccctccagggaaggtgactcaaccctctccccgggcagcctcggacagggaccaatgaccctttttgtgaattttttttcctaacgttcagcctgaacctcccctggtggagcttgaagatGGTGGAGCAGAGGATTGGAtgttgggatgggatggggtgggatgggatggcagAGCAAGGGGTGGcatggtggggcaggaggacggGATGGTGGGATGATAGAGTTGGGGATAGGATGGtgaggtggtgggatgggatggtggGGTGAGATaggacaggatgggatgggagcgTGGAGCAGGGGATGAGATGGTGGGATGGGATGTTGGGATGGGGTGGTGGTGAGATGGGATAGGGTGGGATAGGATGGcgaggtggtgggatgggatggtggggcaggaggatgggatgggagagtGGAACAGGACAGTAGGCCATGGGATGGAATGGTGGGACAGTGGACGGGACAGCAGGACAGTGGGGTGGGATAGTGGGCAGAGGACAGAATGGCGGCACAGGGGAGGCAGCCTCTCTGCTCACTGCTGCCCACAGGGATCCGAGCTGGGCAACTGGGCGCTGGGCCACTGgacagaggagggctacgacCTCTTTGAGAACTTCCCAGACTTGGCGTCAGCGCTGTGGGCAGCCGAGGAGAGGAAGCTGGTGCCCCACAAGTTCCCCAACCACCACATACCCATCCCGGAGCACTACTTAGCCGAGGATGCCACGGTGAGCCAACGCACAGGGCGCAGCGGCGGGGCGGTGACGGGGAGGTGACATCTCACACCACTGCGCACACCTCGGCAGGTGGCGGTGGAGACAAGGGCCATCATGGCCTGGATGGACAAAAACCCCTTCGTGCTCGGAGCCAACCTGCAGGGCGGGGAGAAGCTGGTGTCCTACCCTTTTGACACGGCCCGGCCCGTCAGCGAGACGCCGTCGGCTGCTCCTCGCCCACCGGACGACTATGAGGACGACAGCCCCGAGCTGCAGGAGACGCCTGACCACGCCATCTTCCGCTGGCTCGCCATCTCCTACGCCTCGGCCCACCTCACCATGACTGAGACCTTCCGGGGGGGCTGCCACACGCAGGACATGACCAACGCCATGGGCATCGTGCAGGGGGCCAAGTGGCACCCCCGCGCTGGCAGTAAGTGGGTGCCGCGCTGTACGGTGTCGGCCCGCccacccctctctccctccagcCAGAAATGGGAGCGAGCGACTGGGTTGGCGCTTGGTTGTCTTGCAGGCATGAACGACTTCAGCTACCTGCACACCAACTGCCTGGAGCTCTCGGTCTACCTGGGCTGCGACAAGTTCCCCCACGAGAGCGAGCTCCAGCAGGAGTGGGAGAACAACAAGGAGTCGCTGCTGACCTTCATGGAACAGGTAGGTGCCAGCATGTGCCAGGCAGGACGCTGGGAGCTGCCCCGCCAGCCCCACACAAGCTCCTTGGTACAGAccagaagtctggctggaaagctgcctggaggagaaggacctgggggtgttggttgaacaggagccagcaggggcccaggtggccaagaaggccaagggcatcttggcttggatcagaatcggcgtggccagcagggccagggaggttcttctccctctggactcggcactggggagaccgctccttgaatcctggggtcagctctggcccctcaccacaagaaggatgttgaggctctggagcgagtccagagaagagcaacgaagctggggagggagctggagaacaaggattgtgaggagcgtctgagagagctgggggtgtttagcctggagaagaggaggctgagggagacctcattgctctctgcaactccctgaaaggaggttttggagaggaaggagctgggctcttctcccaagggacaggggacaggatgagagtgaggtttaggctggacatcaggaaaaaatatttcatggaaagggtcattgggcactgacaaggctgcccagggagggggttgagtccccttccctggaggggtttaagggacgggtggacgaggtgctgagggacgtggtttagtgattgatgggaatggttggactcgatgatccggtgggtcctttccaacctagtgattctctgattctctcgGCCCCTTCCCTCATGTAGGTCCATCGGGGCATCAAGGGTGTGGTGACAGACCAGCAGGGAGAGCCCATTGCCAACGCCACCATCGTTGTGGGGGGCATCAACCACAACATCAAGACAGGTAGGGTGTAGGTTAGGGTGCTGGGAAGGGCGCTGGTAGGACTGCGGTGCCTCTATTCACATCCCACTGCCTCCCATCACTGTCCACAGCCAGTGGCGGGGACTACTGGCGCATCCTGAACCCGGGTGAGTATCGCGTCTCAGCTCGGGCCGAGGGCTACAACCCCAGCGTTAAGACCTGCAATGTCTTCTACGACATCGGGGCCACCCAATGCAACTTTGTCCTCTCACGCTCCAACTGGAAACGCATCCGGGAGATCATGGCTATGAACGGGAACCGGCCCATCCGCCGCATCGTGCCCGGCCGCCCCATGACACCCCGTGAACGCATGCGCCTGCGGATGCGCCTCCGGCACCGCATGCGTCTCCGGCAGCAGATGAGGCTGCGGCGTCTCAATGCCACCACAGTCGCCACTGGCCCCACGGCCCCACTGCCCACCACGGCCCTGCCCTTCCCCTTCAGCAGCACAACCTACGCACCCTGGAGCCAAGAGCCACCCACAGCCGCCACCTGGGAGATGGAGACAGAAACCGAAGTGGTGACCGAGCTGGTGACAGAGACGGAGGCCTGGGAGCTGGGGACGGGGACAGCACACCCCTTCACCACAGCCGAGACCTACACCGTGAACTTTGGGGACTAAAAAATGCTTGTCCCTTCGCTTCTGCCTTGAGCCGAGGCTGGATGCTCGCAGCCGGTTTGGTTTTGCCTGCCACAGGCTCTGGCATCCGCTTCCAAAGTCTTCCTGGAGCCGCAAGCAGCCCACACTGGGTGGGCTCTGGCTCCTCAGCCACACTGCTTCCTGCAGGGCACATCATGCCAACGCTCACCCCGAAGGCCAGGTGGCTGCTGGGCTCTGGAGCCAGGCAGGAAAGGTCTGGGCAGTGCCAGCCTGGCAAGGGAGGGTGTGAAGCAGGACCAGGTCCTCACCCCATCCCCGTCTCCCGGCACAGCAGggttggcaggggtggtcctgCTCTCCAGGGCAGGGCCCGCATGGAGGCAGACAGCCCCTGTCATCTCCACACAGGTTTTTGTTACACAAATAAATCAAGTTATATTGGTATGAGCATCTCCTCTCCCCCGTGCCCCAGCAGCTCCGTGCTGGGAGATGaggacaacaaaaaaaggaggcGAGCGCCAGGACCCTCCGAGGGAGCAGGGATTTAGTGAGTCCATGCCTTGCCTGCACAGTCAGTGCCCgacctccatgtccccatcctcatcctcggCACCGAAGCCAGAGAAGCTGATGGGCTGACAGCTGAGGTCGTGCAGGTTGACGAGGCAGGCGGTCTGTGTGGTGCTGAAGGCGGGCACCGTCACCAGCAGGACCTGCTGCCCATCCTCCCCTGCAAAGACAGCTGGGCATCAGGTGGACAAGGCCCTAGTCGGCACCTCGGCGTGGGGTCTCAGCCCTAAGCGAGGGGTCAGCGGGAGCTGCCGGCTGCTGGACTCACCTTTGAGCAGCTTGGACTGGAAGCGGGGAGCGTTTCCGCAGAAGTAGACATGAGGGCAGTCGGTGAGGATGAAAGGATCCGATTTGTAAAACGGGTAGCAGCCTGGAAGGGATGGAAATGAGAAGGGGAACCTGCACCCACACCCCTTCGGAGGGCAAACATCCCCCAGCCTCAGTGGCC harbors:
- the AEBP1 gene encoding adipocyte enhancer-binding protein 1, producing the protein MRPPLLLPLLLPLLLPLPPPGAPAAPPALSDAEIEAFLRGFLGGDPGPDPGITPTGTDPDPDPGITPGPGSPERVKEPQKGKKGKKKKEKAPKPTKKPKERAQGAKKDRGKDKPPKEKPPKGSEKPPKGSEKPPKGSKKPKEKPPKEKKPSSKKPPEPPTTPPENPPTVPLSPWGEEDVGTPRFPERPSPYEEEEEDGGGRGDLEEPSEPWEDWHPEPQPEVPEEPEPPTLDYNEQLEREDYEDFEYIRRQQKPRKPPSRKKPNRVWPQPEEPPPPEVPPPQPAPPTVLVTEGDYEEPFQHPNYDDLEYGLPPPPKPRKHPDKGDEMETDEEKLKPLKPKKGGSSKEEEEDPWAEEKTRDHKGKPKKTGGKKWDPDEDELPPPEEKTRCPPIGLESHRIEDDQILASSMLRHGLGAQRGRLNMQAGTNEDDFFDGAWCAEDDSRAHWIEVDTRRTTKFTGVITQGRDSQIHEDFVTSFYVGFSNDSQNWVMYSNGYEEMMFYGNVDKDTPVLTEFPEPMVARYIRVYPQTWNGSLCMRLEVLGCPLSTISSYYTQQNEVTSTDNLDFRHHSYKDMRQLMKVVNEECPTITRIYNIGKSSRGLKIYAMEISDNPGEHETGEPEFRYTAGLHGNEVLGRELLLLLMQFLCKEYQDGNPRVRSLVTDTRIHLVPSLNPDGYELAREAGSELGNWALGHWTEEGYDLFENFPDLASALWAAEERKLVPHKFPNHHIPIPEHYLAEDATVAVETRAIMAWMDKNPFVLGANLQGGEKLVSYPFDTARPVSETPSAAPRPPDDYEDDSPELQETPDHAIFRWLAISYASAHLTMTETFRGGCHTQDMTNAMGIVQGAKWHPRAGSMNDFSYLHTNCLELSVYLGCDKFPHESELQQEWENNKESLLTFMEQVHRGIKGVVTDQQGEPIANATIVVGGINHNIKTASGGDYWRILNPGEYRVSARAEGYNPSVKTCNVFYDIGATQCNFVLSRSNWKRIREIMAMNGNRPIRRIVPGRPMTPRERMRLRMRLRHRMRLRQQMRLRRLNATTVATGPTAPLPTTALPFPFSSTTYAPWSQEPPTAATWEMETETEVVTELVTETEAWELGTGTAHPFTTAETYTVNFGD